One genomic region from Amycolatopsis sp. FBCC-B4732 encodes:
- a CDS encoding type II secretion system F family protein, giving the protein MNSTVIGCVIGLGTAVGLLLVLVGLQLARPATGRSAGRELPWRADRRWGFRVALAAGIGLLAAAATGWLVGGVLAFAAVWFLPALVGPDRVHARRVARIEAVASWTEMLRDTLSAAAGLEQAILATAPLAPAAIRRDVAGLAARLRSGHRLAPALRLLADEIGDPIADLVIASLVLAAEHQARQLGELLGSLAETARAQAAMRMRVETGRARTRTSVRVIVGTTIAFAVGVVVLNRDYLTAYDSPLGQAVLLCIGALFGSGFAWLARIVAGRTEPRALSIHQHPEPEPVTAAAWGGERA; this is encoded by the coding sequence ATGAACAGCACCGTGATCGGGTGCGTGATCGGGCTCGGGACCGCCGTCGGGCTGCTGCTCGTCCTCGTCGGCCTCCAGCTCGCGCGACCGGCGACCGGACGCTCGGCGGGCCGGGAGCTGCCATGGCGAGCCGATCGGCGCTGGGGTTTCCGCGTGGCGCTCGCGGCCGGCATCGGTCTGCTGGCCGCCGCGGCGACCGGCTGGCTCGTGGGCGGTGTTCTCGCCTTCGCCGCGGTCTGGTTCCTGCCGGCGCTGGTCGGCCCTGACCGCGTCCACGCTCGCCGGGTCGCTCGCATCGAGGCCGTGGCGTCGTGGACCGAGATGCTGCGCGACACGCTGTCGGCCGCGGCCGGTCTGGAGCAGGCGATCCTCGCCACGGCACCGCTGGCACCGGCAGCGATCCGTCGCGACGTCGCTGGCCTCGCCGCGCGGTTGCGGAGCGGACACCGGCTTGCACCGGCCTTGCGGCTGCTGGCGGACGAGATCGGCGACCCGATCGCGGACCTCGTCATCGCGTCCCTGGTTCTCGCCGCCGAGCACCAGGCCCGCCAGCTCGGAGAACTGCTCGGCTCCCTGGCCGAAACCGCGCGGGCGCAGGCGGCGATGCGGATGCGCGTCGAGACCGGCCGCGCTCGCACGCGCACCTCGGTCCGGGTCATCGTCGGCACCACCATCGCGTTCGCTGTCGGGGTCGTCGTACTGAATCGCGACTACCTCACGGCGTATGACAGCCCCCTGGGGCAGGCCGTCCTGCTCTGCATCGGTGCGCTGTTCGGCAGCGGATTCGCCTGGCTGGCCCGGATCGTGGCAGGCCGAACCGAGCCGCGCGCGCTCTCGATTCACCAGCACCCGGAGCCGGAACCGGTCACCGCGGCCGCGTGGGGAGGCGAGCGAGCATGA
- a CDS encoding TadE/TadG family type IV pilus assembly protein, translating to MSAELVIATPLLLLALLAIVQFALWSHAVHVAQAAASQALSAARTQDGSAAAGRDVGKRLLDDLVRGPLRSPRVGVVRTPTSASVSVEGEVVAVLPGVHLHVHAETAGAVERFVPDL from the coding sequence ATGAGCGCCGAGCTGGTCATCGCGACGCCGCTGTTGCTGCTCGCGCTGCTGGCGATCGTCCAATTCGCACTGTGGTCGCACGCAGTCCACGTCGCTCAAGCAGCCGCTTCGCAGGCACTGTCCGCGGCTCGCACACAGGACGGTTCAGCTGCGGCCGGACGTGACGTGGGCAAGCGGTTGCTCGATGACCTGGTTCGCGGACCGCTGCGTTCGCCGCGCGTCGGGGTCGTTCGCACTCCGACCTCGGCATCGGTGAGCGTGGAAGGCGAGGTCGTCGCGGTCCTGCCCGGCGTGCACCTGCACGTGCACGCCGAAACTGCCGGCGCGGTCGAACGGTTCGTCCCGGACCTCTGA
- a CDS encoding AAA family ATPase — protein sequence MKRPNGMDYHPRLLSGMPDVTALERLRDAGVAALLYGPPGTGKTSVVEAAFNDCLTVQGDGDTVVADLVGDYTKTPGGDFVFVHGPLVRAMREGVPLFIDDATLIPPTVLAVVYPAMDGRREIVVKANASEVVKAAPGFYVVAGHNPGVHGAILTDALSSRFSVHIQVSSDYALAEQLGVDKKAVRVARNLATRQEKGEIGWAPQLRELLAFKKLADAWDLDAAAGNLVGIAPEEDRVTVAAVVRDVFGKTVTPLALGARVTTKP from the coding sequence GTGAAGCGTCCGAACGGGATGGACTACCACCCCCGGCTGCTGTCCGGGATGCCCGACGTCACCGCGCTGGAACGGCTGCGCGACGCCGGAGTCGCCGCCCTCCTGTACGGACCGCCCGGCACCGGAAAGACCTCGGTGGTGGAGGCGGCGTTCAACGACTGCCTCACCGTCCAAGGTGACGGCGACACCGTGGTCGCCGATCTGGTGGGCGACTACACCAAGACCCCCGGCGGCGACTTCGTGTTCGTCCACGGCCCGCTGGTCCGTGCGATGCGCGAGGGCGTCCCGCTGTTCATCGACGACGCAACGCTGATTCCGCCGACCGTGCTCGCCGTGGTGTACCCCGCGATGGACGGACGCCGCGAGATCGTGGTCAAGGCCAACGCCAGCGAAGTCGTCAAGGCTGCTCCAGGGTTCTACGTCGTTGCCGGACACAACCCCGGCGTGCACGGCGCCATCCTCACCGACGCGCTGTCGTCCCGGTTTTCCGTGCACATCCAGGTCTCCAGCGACTACGCCCTCGCCGAACAGCTCGGGGTCGACAAGAAAGCCGTGCGCGTGGCGCGCAACCTCGCCACCCGGCAGGAAAAGGGCGAAATCGGGTGGGCACCCCAATTGCGCGAGCTGCTGGCCTTCAAGAAGCTCGCCGACGCGTGGGACCTCGACGCCGCCGCCGGGAACCTGGTCGGCATCGCGCCCGAAGAGGACCGCGTCACCGTCGCCGCCGTGGTGCGCGACGTCTTCGGCAAGACCGTCACCCCGCTCGCCCTCGGAGCCCGCGTCACCACCAAACCCTGA
- a CDS encoding carbon monoxide dehydrogenase maturation protein — MLIALASVKGSPGVTTFALALAASWPAGVRRVVVECDPAGGDLAQRFGLAASPGLLSLAAVARQPVDPDVVWSHTQPLSGGLQAMPGPPGGQQARAALSTLASPSSPLYGTARQPTVVLFADCGRLDPGSPAEAVIRHADVLLLLSGTYSDELAHLATRAHELGHTAARACLVLAGHGHPTHTVERELGIPVMARIPHDPSAAARYTGRAAAGRRRTGGLVRVASDVAQALFGDFRCEPAPPIPDLVQQVPGVPAQHTASSGVRVLSPDLHNGRPQSSSPGKDVRS, encoded by the coding sequence ATGTTGATCGCTCTCGCCAGCGTGAAGGGCTCGCCGGGCGTCACCACCTTCGCCCTCGCTCTCGCCGCAAGCTGGCCTGCCGGCGTCCGTCGCGTCGTCGTCGAGTGCGATCCCGCCGGCGGTGACCTCGCGCAGCGATTCGGCCTGGCCGCGTCGCCCGGGCTGCTCAGCCTCGCGGCGGTGGCCCGCCAGCCGGTGGATCCCGACGTCGTCTGGAGCCATACGCAACCGCTCTCCGGCGGCCTGCAGGCCATGCCCGGCCCGCCCGGAGGCCAGCAGGCGCGGGCCGCGCTGAGCACCCTGGCCTCGCCTTCCTCACCGCTCTACGGCACCGCGCGCCAGCCGACGGTGGTGTTGTTCGCCGACTGCGGGCGCCTGGACCCGGGCTCGCCTGCCGAAGCGGTAATTCGTCACGCGGACGTCCTCCTGCTGCTCTCCGGCACCTACAGCGACGAGCTCGCGCACCTTGCCACCCGCGCCCACGAGCTGGGCCACACAGCCGCCCGGGCGTGCCTTGTGCTCGCCGGCCACGGCCATCCGACCCACACCGTGGAGCGTGAGCTGGGCATTCCGGTCATGGCGAGGATTCCGCACGACCCGAGCGCGGCCGCGCGCTACACCGGGCGAGCAGCCGCCGGCCGACGACGAACGGGTGGGCTCGTCCGGGTCGCGAGCGACGTCGCTCAAGCCCTGTTCGGTGATTTCCGCTGCGAACCGGCGCCGCCGATCCCGGACCTCGTCCAGCAAGTGCCTGGTGTACCTGCACAGCACACCGCGTCGTCGGGCGTTCGTGTTTTGTCACCAGACCTGCACAACGGCCGCCCCCAAAGCAGTTCTCCCGGAAAGGACGTCCGGTCATGA
- a CDS encoding type II secretion system F family protein, producing MIAVIVMGIGTGLGLCLILTWAIPPQQTLRERLSDPGGGEASVGEPAEVTWATALARPHLPGLRALGLPGSGLERDLRVLGRGVDTHLAVKLVLSCAGLLMPLLLQGVLSLGGLQLGLELPFVVAVMLAAAGFLLPDLEVRAKAARARAEFRAALSAFLDLVWITLAGGAGIESALLAAAEVGCGPAFTRIRRALAGAQLTRITSWVTLRRLGEELDITELAELAASISLAGTEGAKVRASLSAKAGALRTHLVADAEAEAQAATERMALPVTLLFLGFLGFIAFPAVTQVLNGL from the coding sequence ATGATCGCCGTCATCGTGATGGGCATCGGAACCGGGCTCGGCTTGTGTTTGATCCTGACCTGGGCAATCCCTCCACAACAGACACTTCGAGAACGTCTTTCCGATCCAGGCGGGGGAGAGGCTTCGGTTGGCGAACCCGCCGAGGTGACGTGGGCTACCGCCTTGGCGCGTCCGCACCTGCCCGGTCTGCGTGCGCTCGGCTTGCCGGGGAGCGGCCTCGAACGCGACCTGCGCGTGCTCGGCCGGGGCGTCGACACCCACCTTGCCGTGAAGCTGGTACTGAGCTGTGCCGGACTCCTGATGCCGCTGCTACTGCAAGGCGTCCTGTCCCTCGGCGGCCTTCAGCTCGGTCTCGAGCTTCCGTTCGTCGTCGCGGTCATGCTGGCCGCTGCCGGGTTCCTCCTGCCCGACCTCGAGGTCCGGGCGAAGGCGGCACGTGCACGTGCAGAGTTCCGCGCTGCGTTATCGGCGTTCCTCGACCTCGTCTGGATCACCCTCGCCGGCGGCGCCGGAATCGAGTCCGCCTTACTCGCAGCCGCAGAGGTCGGCTGCGGCCCGGCCTTCACCCGGATCCGCCGCGCCCTCGCCGGCGCCCAGCTGACCCGCATCACGTCCTGGGTGACGTTGCGCCGGCTCGGCGAGGAGCTGGACATCACCGAGCTCGCCGAACTCGCCGCATCGATCTCCCTCGCCGGGACCGAGGGTGCCAAGGTCCGCGCCTCGCTCTCCGCCAAAGCCGGCGCTCTTCGAACACACCTCGTCGCCGACGCCGAGGCCGAGGCACAAGCTGCGACCGAACGCATGGCGCTGCCGGTCACCCTGCTGTTCCTCGGATTTCTCGGATTCATCGCCTTTCCAGCCGTCACGCAGGTCCTCAACGGCCTCTGA
- a CDS encoding TadE/TadG family type IV pilus assembly protein, with product MTAEAVLIAPVLVMLLVFVAVVIHRGVDARLRLDDAAHQAARAASLQRSPAAASTAADATATSALARAGLVCRDAAVTTTTSASPGGSAVVSVRCTVDFGQALVLGVPSSRTLSATASEVIDTYRSQPTAGGT from the coding sequence GTGACCGCCGAGGCGGTCCTGATCGCGCCGGTTCTGGTCATGCTGCTGGTATTCGTCGCCGTGGTCATTCATCGGGGCGTCGACGCGCGGCTGCGGCTCGATGACGCAGCTCACCAGGCCGCGCGCGCCGCGAGCCTGCAGCGTTCTCCGGCGGCCGCCAGCACCGCCGCGGACGCGACCGCGACCTCGGCACTGGCGCGCGCCGGTCTGGTCTGCCGCGACGCTGCGGTCACCACGACGACCTCGGCGAGCCCGGGTGGCAGCGCCGTCGTCAGCGTCCGTTGCACCGTCGACTTCGGTCAGGCTCTTGTCCTCGGCGTGCCCAGCAGCCGGACGCTCAGCGCCACAGCCTCCGAGGTCATCGACACCTACCGGTCCCAGCCCACCGCCGGAGGCACATGA
- a CDS encoding pilus assembly protein TadG-related protein: MDARRAAWWRAEEGRVSAFVVVLTAGLLALAGLGLDGGLALAAKVRATGQAESAARAGAQAIDLAAYRETGALRLIPADADALARTYLAGVGATGEVTATVDTVSVTVTTSRRTQLLSLIGIPSIDAHGSGAAHPQRGVTALEP, encoded by the coding sequence ATGGACGCCCGCCGCGCAGCGTGGTGGCGAGCCGAAGAGGGTCGCGTCTCGGCCTTCGTCGTCGTGCTGACGGCCGGGCTGCTCGCCTTGGCCGGCCTCGGGCTGGACGGCGGCCTCGCGCTCGCCGCGAAGGTCCGAGCCACCGGCCAGGCCGAATCCGCCGCCCGGGCCGGCGCGCAAGCGATCGACCTCGCCGCCTACCGGGAGACCGGCGCGCTGCGGCTGATCCCCGCGGACGCCGACGCACTCGCCCGCACCTACCTCGCCGGTGTCGGCGCCACCGGCGAGGTGACCGCCACCGTCGACACCGTGAGCGTCACCGTCACGACCAGCCGGCGCACCCAGCTGCTGTCGCTCATCGGCATCCCGTCGATCGACGCCCACGGCAGCGGCGCCGCCCATCCTCAGCGCGGCGTCACCGCTCTCGAACCCTGA
- a CDS encoding CpaF family protein, with amino-acid sequence MTVLDEHRRPDPATDSGPAARLREFLRRTLADELPSRAGAATLMTAVRRRELARELLSAAGAAHSEAELQAGRVLLSPDAEALVVEAVLDEVFGLGGLQPLLDDPTVETINVNSYDRVFVQYADGTRAEVGPVAASNDELTDLIRTLAARASSEERRFDRGSPALNLQLPGGERLFAVLGLTVGGVTACSIRRHGYLTTTLAQLRRRGTLDAGLERFLRALVRARKNVLITGGTGIGKTTLLRAMAAEMDPLERIVTIEDAFELGLGIDPGQHADVTALQAREANVEGAGAIGQAELVRWGLRMSPDRVIVGEIRGPEVIPMCNAMSQGNDGSMATLHASSSKIAFTRLASYAAQGAERLSLEATALLVASSVHFVVHLAKAGDRTTRVVSSIREVVDADGGTVVSNEIYRPGSDLRARPVAGALRADTLDDLVASGFDPQLLIQPDGWWQA; translated from the coding sequence ATGACCGTGCTCGACGAGCATCGCCGGCCCGATCCGGCAACCGACTCCGGCCCCGCAGCACGTTTACGGGAGTTCCTCCGGCGCACGCTCGCCGACGAGCTGCCGAGCCGGGCCGGCGCTGCCACGCTGATGACTGCGGTGCGCCGTCGCGAGCTGGCTCGCGAGCTTCTTAGCGCCGCAGGCGCCGCGCACAGCGAGGCCGAGTTGCAGGCAGGCCGGGTCCTGCTGTCGCCGGATGCCGAGGCACTGGTCGTCGAGGCCGTCCTGGACGAGGTCTTCGGGCTGGGCGGCCTGCAGCCGCTGTTGGACGATCCCACGGTCGAGACGATCAACGTCAACAGCTACGACCGCGTGTTCGTGCAGTACGCCGACGGCACTCGCGCCGAGGTGGGTCCGGTGGCGGCCTCGAACGACGAGCTGACCGACCTGATCCGTACCCTCGCGGCGCGCGCCTCCTCGGAGGAACGCCGGTTCGACCGCGGCTCGCCCGCACTGAATCTCCAGCTCCCGGGAGGCGAGCGGCTGTTCGCCGTGCTCGGGCTCACCGTCGGCGGGGTCACGGCGTGCTCGATCCGCCGCCACGGCTACCTCACGACGACTCTCGCCCAGCTGCGCCGCCGCGGCACCCTCGACGCTGGTCTGGAGCGATTCCTGCGCGCGCTCGTGCGCGCTCGCAAGAACGTCCTGATCACCGGCGGTACCGGGATTGGCAAGACGACCCTGCTCCGCGCCATGGCGGCTGAGATGGATCCGCTCGAGCGCATCGTCACCATCGAAGACGCCTTCGAGCTCGGCCTCGGCATCGACCCCGGGCAGCACGCGGACGTCACGGCGTTGCAGGCACGCGAAGCCAACGTCGAGGGAGCCGGCGCGATCGGCCAGGCCGAGCTCGTCCGCTGGGGCTTGCGGATGTCTCCGGACCGCGTGATCGTCGGCGAGATCCGCGGGCCCGAGGTCATTCCGATGTGCAACGCGATGTCGCAGGGCAACGACGGCTCGATGGCGACCCTGCACGCGAGCAGCTCGAAGATCGCGTTCACCCGGCTGGCGTCCTACGCCGCGCAGGGCGCCGAACGGCTGTCGCTGGAGGCGACCGCCTTGCTCGTGGCGTCCAGCGTGCACTTCGTCGTCCACCTGGCCAAAGCCGGAGATCGCACGACGAGGGTGGTCTCCTCGATCCGCGAGGTCGTCGACGCCGACGGCGGCACCGTCGTGTCGAACGAGATCTACCGCCCCGGCTCCGATCTCCGCGCACGTCCGGTCGCCGGAGCGCTCCGCGCCGACACACTCGACGACCTTGTCGCGTCGGGGTTCGACCCTCAACTCCTCATCCAGCCGGACGGGTGGTGGCAGGCATGA
- a CDS encoding BTAD domain-containing putative transcriptional regulator — protein MTAERLIGTQPRRARRGFVRGAERLLQAGAALALLAGLAAGLPWALARFIGWPLPDHLPTTAEIGTVLAAPLSTSLLLDALACGAWLLWGAFLVELAGYVRDLVLAAGRPNLSQRGGPLRRVAAVLITAVVVSFISRTAVAATGGSSPVGAPVAATSAADGRSADIELARPPRDGIHDSLYRIAQRRLDDGDRWPEIWRLNDGSAQPGGRTLTSPSLIHPGDRIRLPPTPRPVDAKPSQQQSPAEPADVSPPPSPASPSAVASNLGSSWEPGVYVGLGLAGAISTAVLVARRRHRAGYRPGSGERGDDLRVAPVVYQLRLAHQRAETQPDELDVTDAEADGDVPELGESADEAAVELALDLASTHGLGLIGPGSHAAARALLLTAMTSTRGTQVVAPAADLRGLLGVPEHGAELPACVHVVADLADALTRLESRDPLKGIREILMARMPTGDPDHARLQRVLADGGPSTTVLLLGQWHPGVTAYVDATGVITATSPGPGETLRGRRAFSLPESATRELFALFDAARDDQPQPALEPTHGLEIAAPPVPEHAEAVPEPITVDNQHAATTPLVLSVFGQPTLSWRPDLTHPDRTVEITGSLSRRLWELLLYLALHPHGVPRAAIIDSVWASRPAQDPAAVLRTVLSRLRSTIHKATSPGIGDLVVAEHGRYRLAPTVVEVDYWSFADAVARRRTTTDDRQRVAANTAIVAGYGGELAAGIETEWITALREGVRRDALDAVAALARGQVQNDPESTLELLESARDFDPHNELLYRDIMRLEHNLGRHDAIPRTLRLLEARLAEIDETPTPTTIELAEHLGEISVSAAEIPRR, from the coding sequence GTGACTGCAGAACGGCTGATCGGAACCCAACCACGGCGAGCTCGCCGTGGGTTCGTGCGCGGTGCAGAGCGCCTGCTGCAGGCCGGCGCGGCGCTCGCGCTGCTCGCAGGGTTGGCTGCCGGGCTGCCGTGGGCGCTGGCCCGATTCATCGGCTGGCCCCTCCCAGACCACCTGCCCACCACGGCAGAGATCGGCACGGTGCTGGCGGCCCCGCTGTCGACAAGTCTGCTGCTCGACGCCCTTGCGTGCGGCGCCTGGCTGCTGTGGGGCGCATTCCTCGTCGAACTGGCCGGGTACGTGCGGGACCTCGTCCTCGCCGCCGGGCGACCGAACCTCAGCCAGCGAGGCGGGCCACTCCGCCGGGTCGCCGCAGTACTCATCACCGCCGTCGTGGTGTCGTTCATCAGCCGAACTGCCGTCGCTGCAACCGGCGGGAGCAGCCCGGTGGGCGCGCCGGTCGCGGCGACATCGGCCGCTGACGGCCGATCGGCAGACATCGAGCTGGCGCGCCCACCCCGCGACGGGATCCACGACTCGCTGTACCGGATCGCGCAGCGCCGCCTCGACGACGGCGACCGGTGGCCGGAGATCTGGCGCCTGAACGACGGGAGCGCCCAGCCCGGCGGTCGCACGCTGACCTCGCCCAGCCTGATTCACCCGGGTGATCGGATCCGCCTACCGCCGACGCCCCGGCCCGTCGATGCCAAACCGTCGCAGCAGCAGTCGCCGGCTGAACCCGCGGATGTTTCTCCGCCACCGAGCCCGGCATCACCCTCCGCCGTTGCGTCGAACCTCGGCTCGTCGTGGGAGCCCGGCGTGTACGTCGGCCTCGGGCTGGCGGGCGCCATCAGCACCGCGGTGCTGGTCGCCCGTCGACGGCACCGTGCCGGCTACCGGCCCGGCAGCGGCGAACGCGGCGACGACCTGCGCGTGGCACCGGTCGTCTACCAGCTGCGCCTGGCACACCAGCGCGCCGAAACCCAACCCGACGAGCTCGATGTCACCGACGCCGAAGCGGACGGCGACGTTCCCGAGCTGGGTGAATCCGCCGATGAGGCGGCCGTGGAACTGGCGTTGGACCTCGCTTCGACACACGGTCTCGGTCTCATCGGCCCCGGCAGCCACGCCGCCGCCCGCGCGCTCCTGCTCACGGCGATGACCTCCACCCGCGGCACACAGGTCGTCGCGCCGGCCGCGGACTTGCGTGGCTTGCTCGGCGTCCCGGAACACGGGGCTGAACTGCCGGCGTGCGTCCACGTTGTCGCCGACCTCGCAGACGCGCTCACTCGCCTTGAGAGCCGAGATCCGCTAAAGGGCATCCGCGAAATTCTGATGGCCCGCATGCCGACCGGCGACCCCGATCACGCTCGACTGCAACGCGTCTTGGCCGACGGCGGCCCGAGCACGACCGTGCTGCTGCTCGGCCAATGGCATCCCGGCGTCACCGCCTACGTGGACGCCACGGGCGTCATCACCGCAACCTCACCTGGTCCGGGGGAGACGCTGCGTGGCCGCCGAGCCTTCTCTCTCCCCGAATCGGCGACCCGCGAGCTGTTCGCCCTCTTCGACGCCGCGCGGGACGATCAGCCTCAACCGGCTCTCGAGCCGACCCACGGGCTGGAGATCGCAGCACCGCCGGTCCCCGAACACGCCGAAGCGGTACCCGAGCCGATTACCGTCGACAACCAGCACGCCGCGACTACACCGCTGGTGCTGTCGGTGTTCGGGCAGCCGACGTTGTCGTGGCGACCGGACCTCACCCACCCGGACCGGACGGTCGAAATCACCGGCAGCCTGTCGCGGCGGCTATGGGAACTGCTGCTCTACCTTGCCCTGCACCCGCACGGCGTTCCGCGGGCGGCGATCATCGACAGCGTCTGGGCCAGCCGTCCCGCGCAAGACCCGGCCGCGGTGCTGCGCACCGTCCTGTCCCGCCTCCGCAGCACCATCCACAAAGCCACCTCGCCCGGCATCGGCGACCTGGTGGTTGCCGAGCACGGCCGGTATCGCCTCGCGCCCACGGTCGTCGAGGTCGACTACTGGTCGTTCGCCGACGCAGTCGCTCGACGTCGCACCACGACCGATGACCGGCAACGCGTCGCCGCCAACACCGCGATCGTCGCCGGCTACGGAGGTGAGCTGGCGGCCGGCATCGAAACCGAATGGATCACCGCGCTGCGGGAAGGTGTTCGCCGCGACGCCCTCGACGCCGTCGCCGCCCTCGCTCGCGGCCAGGTCCAGAACGATCCTGAGTCCACACTGGAGTTGCTCGAATCGGCGCGAGACTTCGACCCGCACAACGAGCTGCTCTATCGCGACATCATGCGTCTCGAACACAACCTCGGCCGGCACGACGCGATACCCAGGACGCTCCGCCTGCTCGAAGCGCGCCTCGCAGAGATAGACGAAACACCGACACCGACAACAATCGAGCTCGCCGAGCACCTCGGAGAAATCTCGGTCAGCGCGGCTGAAATACCTCGACGCTGA